The sequence below is a genomic window from Sphingomonas jaspsi DSM 18422.
GCTTATCTGGCCGACCTGCAGCGGCAGGGCATGCCGATCGACGTCGATACCATGCCGGCCGACGCAAAATTGCCGCCGCCCTTCATGCTCGCGCGGATCGTCGCCTTCGCCATCCAGCAGGCGATCGACGTCGGGCACCAGGCGCTGGACGCCACCATGCTGGCGCGGATTTCGATGCAGTGCGCGATGCGCACCGCCAAGGTGGATACCAGCTGGCTGGACGCCTAGGCGAAGTTGAAGCTGACGCTCAGCCGTTCGCCCTTGCCGGCGTTCGGCATCACCTCGTGACGCAGCCAGCTTTCCCACAGCAGGATCAGGCCGGGGCGCGGTGCGACGCGGGCGTAGGGCTGGAGATGCTCCGGCGCATCATCGCGGCGGACCGGGGCGGCCATCATCAGGCCCGAGCGCGGATCTTCGAAGCGAATGTCGCCGCTACCCTTGGGCACCTCGACATAGAGCGTGCCGCTGAGGATCGAATGGGGGTGGATGTGGCCGCTGTGGTGCCCGCCGCCCTTCAGCAAATTGACCCACAGGCTGTCGAGCTTCGGCTTCACGTCCCACGCAAGGTCTTTGGCGAACTTGGCGGCGTGGCGGGTCAGGATTCGCTTCAGATCGTCGAACGCCGGATCGCGGCGCGGCAGGTCGTTGAGGCTGGCGTAGCTCGTGTAGCCCCTATAGCCCTTGTCCGCGCTCCATCGCTGCCCGGCGACATCGTCCTCCGCCAGCATGCGGATCGAATGCGCCAGTTCGGCCAGCAGGGCATCGTCGGCCAATTCCGCTTCGTACAGCGGCGTCGCGAACAGGGTGCGGATCGTCATTGGCGCTGCTTAGCCTCTTGCCTGCCGCCATGCGAGCGGCTTTGAAGGGGCCGAGGGCAGCAGATGGCATTTGCAATCAAGTCGATCGACAATCTCTTCCCGATGCCGATCATCCGCGTCGACATCGCCGATGCGGCTGCGCTCAATGAGCGGCTGTTGGCCGAAATCTCGGCGCGGCGCGCGGCGGAAGCGGGGGTGGCGCGCAGCAACAAGGGCGGCTGGCATTCGGCGGCCGATTTCTTTTCGCGCAAGGAACCGGCACATGCCGCGCTCGCGCTCGACCTGTTGCGGATCATGGCCGAAAGCACGCGCAAGTTCGATCCGGACGCGGATTATTCGAAGCTGAGGCTGATCCCCGACGGGTGGGTCAACGTGAACCCGCCCGGCGCCTACAACAGCCCGCACGATCATCGCAGCGCCTTTTGGTCCGGGACCTATTATGTCGACGTGCCCGACGGCGAGGGCTCGTCGGGCATGATCGAATTCTACCACCCCGGCACCCCCTTGCCGCAGGACGGCGGGATCGGTGGGCCGCTGACCGCCGAAAGCTATTGCACGCGGCCCAGCGCCGGGACGGTGCTGCTGTTTCCTGCCACGATGAAGCATTGGGTCCACCCGAACGGCGGTACGCGCGACCGGGTGACGATCGCCTTCAACGGCCGCTTCGAAGTGAAGCGGTAGGCGATCAGCGATCCGGCTGGTCGTCGAAAATAGGCAGCGCCAGGTCGCGCTGGTCCTTGGGCAGGCGCACCCAAACCGAAAGCAGCGTCGGATCATCGCCTTCGTCGACGATGGTGTGGAGGACATCGATCGACAGCGGTCCGGGCGACAGGCGGCTGGCCGTGCCGGCGCCGGTTTTTCCTGCGGAGGTCACCAACCGGATTGAGGTTGGCGATCGCGATACGATTATATCGCCGGGATAGGGTCCTGAGGGGATGTCGCTGGCTTCGACCAGTTCATCAGCCCGGGACTGGTCTACGAATGCGCGTTTGGACGGGAAATAGCGGGCGATTGCGTCAATCACTGCGAAGCGCCCCGACGTGCCGCCGATACTGTAGGCTGCGACCACCGCCGGGCCTGCGATGCCGGCGGCATCGGAATCGAACAAGCGCTCCGTCGGAATGGCGTCGGGCGTGACGATCAAAAGCGATCCGTTAGAACCGTAAAGGCCGATGCATTGCCAGCCGTTGGGAGCCAGCACTGCCGGTCCATCTTGACTGACATACAGCGTCAGACGTGCGGCGTCCTTTGGCTTCAGGCGCGGTCCGGTCGGCAGTCTTGCGGGAGCCTCCAAAGGCCCTTGCTGACCGTCCGACGCGCAACCCACCACTGGGACCGATACCGCCGTGCTGGCCGCCGCAAGGGGGATGAGGAACGGGAAGACCATGGCGTCAATCCTGCTGGAGCCGCAACGCGATGTCGCTCATGAACCGGGCGTCGTCGCCGTCGGCGAGCCATGGCGCTTCCGAGGCGATGGCGGCGAGCATGTCGGCGAGCACGTCCATCTCGCTCTTGGCGTAATTGCCCAGCACATGGCCGGTGACGCGGGACTTGTCGCCGGGGTGGCCGATACCGATGCGGACGCGGCGGAAATCGGGGCCGAGCGAGGCGTTGATCGAGCGCAGGCCATTGTGCCCGGCAAGGCCCCCGCCGACCCGCGCCTTGACCTTCATCGGTGCGAGGTCGAGCTCGTCATGGAAGACGGTGAGCGCGTCGACATCCAGCTTGTAGAATTTCAGCGCTTGCTGAACGCTGTCTCCGCTGTCGTTCATATAGGTCTGGGGTTTGAGCAGCAGCACCTTGTGGCGGCCGATGCGGCCTTCGCTGATCAGGCCGCGGAATTTCTTCGACCAGGGGCCGAAGCCGTGCACCTCGGCGATGGCGTCGAGCGCCATGAAGCCGACATTGTGGCGGTGCAGCGCATATTGTGCGCCGGGATTTCCAAGGCCTGCCCAGATCTGCATGGCGTGGGTTCCTGCCAGCAAAAACGCCCACCCTGCAAGCAGGATGGGCGTCCTTGTTCCGTAATCGGGAAGGGAAGGGGCCTTAGGCCTCTTCGCCACCTTCCGAAGCTTCGCCTTCGTCGGCCGCGGCTTCGTCGCCAACGGTCGGGACGGCGCCCGCATCGGCCTGGGTGGTGTCGCCTTCTTCCGACTTCATCGCCGACGGCGCGACGACGGTAACGACGGTGAAGTCGCGATCGTCGATCGCCGACTTGACGCCCTTCGGCAGGGTGACCTGCGAAATATGGACGCTGTCGCCGATGTCGAGGCCGGTGAGGTCGATTTCGATCTGGTCGGGGATGTGCGCCGCGTCGCAGACCAGTTCGAGGTCGTGACGGACGACGTTCAGCACGCCGCCGCGCTTGATGCCCGGGGCCGCGTCTTCGTTGGTGAAGGCGACCGGCACGTTGACCTTGACTTCAGCATGTTCGCTGATGCGCAGGAAATCGACGTGGATCGGGCGGCTCGTCACCGGGTGGAAGTCGACTGCCTTGGGCAGCGTGCGGGTGGCCTTGCCACCGACTTCGACCATGACGACCGAATTCATGAAATGGCCGGTGCTCAGCATCTTGGCGAGGAGCTTTTCCTCGACATGGACCGAAACCGGATCCTTCTTGTTGCCGTAAATCACGGCGGGTACCCGACCTTCGCGGCGGAGTTCACGGGAGGCTCCCTTGCCAGCCCGTTCGCGCGCTTCGGCGGGCAGCGTCAGCTGTTCGCTCATGTTCGCTATTCCTTCAATTATGTGCGGCCCCGCCACGCCTCCAGGGATGACCATGGGTGGACCAGCGCGCGCCAATAGCGGCGCAAGGGCCGTTTGGCAAGCGAAGGGCGCCCGCGCAAAGCCCGCGGGCGCCCCTCAAGTTTTGTCGGGCCGCGATTATTCCTTGTGCGGCACCCGGGCGCTGGCAATGCCTTTGGCCTTCAGCAGAGACTGGACGCTGTCCTTGCCCGCCAGGTGGCCCGCGCCGACCGCGACGAACACAGTGCCCGGCTGGTCGAGCCGCTTGCTGATCCAGGTGGCCCAATTGGCATTGCGGTCGGTGATCAGCACCTTGTGCAGCAGTTCGCTGTCGGCGTCGTCCGCTTCCATGATCCTGCCGACGGTTTCCGTATCGGCCTTGCCCCATGCGTCGACCAGCTTGCCGACCTTGGCCGGGACTTCGGCGCTTTCCTCGAGACCCTTTTCGAGCATGCGAACCTGCTCCGCTTCGGGCAGCGCGCCGAACAGTCCGAGCTGATAGTCCGCGGTTTCAAGCGCGCTCGTCTTCTTGTTGGCAGCCTTGGCGGCGGTGGTCAGCACCTTTTCCGCGCCGTTTTCCGGGCCCATGCCCATCTTCTGGAACTGCAGCGTGGTCAGCGTGATCGATGCCAGGAACGGCTTCATATAATCGAACGCCGTCGCCGGCAGGCCGGACTGTGCGATCGCGGCCGACAGGTTCTTCTGCCCTTGCGGCGACAGCTTCGACGGCAGCGTCTTGCCCGACAGGTCGATGCCATATTTCATGACGAGCGGCTGCAGCTCTTCCGGTTTTTCCGGCATGATGATTTCGGTCACCAGTTCGTCGGACTTGTCGAAGCTGGCCTTCACCTCGTCGTTGAACCAGTCCTTCTTGCCGTCCAGCGCATGGACGGTGCCGAACAGATAGATGGTGGTGTCCTTGTCCTTCACGACCCACACCGCCGGATCGAGGTCGGGGCGGGCAGCGGCCTTGTCGGCAGCGCAGGCAGGGGTCGCCAGCAGCGCGACGGGGACCAGGAACGGAACGAACTTCTTGAACGACATTTTACTCTCCCACTCTCAAATGCATTGATGGAAAATTCAGTGTGACGAAGCGGTTAACGGGTCAGCCGAGCGCCGCACCGTCGTCGAAAATTTCTTCGATACGCAGGTCGAACAGCCGGGCCAGCTTGAAGGCGAGGGGCAGCGACGGATCGTGCTTGCCGGTCTCGATCGCGTTCACGGCCTGCCGCGACACCCCGATATGACCGCCAAGATCGGCCTGGCTCCATCCGCGTTCGGCGCGCAGCACCCGAAGGCGATTGTTCATGCGCGGCTCCTCCACATTTCGACGTGAAAGCCGATGAAGAAGGCGGCGAGCGCGATGATCCCGATCCAGGTCGGCGTCGGCTGCCAGCTGAAACCCGCCTCCTCCAGCCGGTGCGACAAGGTCGGAAATGCTTCCGCCCAAAAAGTCACCGCAATCGTCGCGAAGAAGGCCAGCGCGGTGCCGGCGCTCCACAGGCTCCTGGCATAATCGTCGCGGAATTTCTG
It includes:
- a CDS encoding TIGR02466 family protein, encoding MTIRTLFATPLYEAELADDALLAELAHSIRMLAEDDVAGQRWSADKGYRGYTSYASLNDLPRRDPAFDDLKRILTRHAAKFAKDLAWDVKPKLDSLWVNLLKGGGHHSGHIHPHSILSGTLYVEVPKGSGDIRFEDPRSGLMMAAPVRRDDAPEHLQPYARVAPRPGLILLWESWLRHEVMPNAGKGERLSVSFNFA
- a CDS encoding TIGR02466 family protein; its protein translation is MAFAIKSIDNLFPMPIIRVDIADAAALNERLLAEISARRAAEAGVARSNKGGWHSAADFFSRKEPAHAALALDLLRIMAESTRKFDPDADYSKLRLIPDGWVNVNPPGAYNSPHDHRSAFWSGTYYVDVPDGEGSSGMIEFYHPGTPLPQDGGIGGPLTAESYCTRPSAGTVLLFPATMKHWVHPNGGTRDRVTIAFNGRFEVKR
- the pth gene encoding aminoacyl-tRNA hydrolase — protein: MQIWAGLGNPGAQYALHRHNVGFMALDAIAEVHGFGPWSKKFRGLISEGRIGRHKVLLLKPQTYMNDSGDSVQQALKFYKLDVDALTVFHDELDLAPMKVKARVGGGLAGHNGLRSINASLGPDFRRVRIGIGHPGDKSRVTGHVLGNYAKSEMDVLADMLAAIASEAPWLADGDDARFMSDIALRLQQD
- a CDS encoding 50S ribosomal protein L25/general stress protein Ctc, encoding MSEQLTLPAEARERAGKGASRELRREGRVPAVIYGNKKDPVSVHVEEKLLAKMLSTGHFMNSVVMVEVGGKATRTLPKAVDFHPVTSRPIHVDFLRISEHAEVKVNVPVAFTNEDAAPGIKRGGVLNVVRHDLELVCDAAHIPDQIEIDLTGLDIGDSVHISQVTLPKGVKSAIDDRDFTVVTVVAPSAMKSEEGDTTQADAGAVPTVGDEAAADEGEASEGGEEA
- a CDS encoding TraB/GumN family protein, whose amino-acid sequence is MSFKKFVPFLVPVALLATPACAADKAAARPDLDPAVWVVKDKDTTIYLFGTVHALDGKKDWFNDEVKASFDKSDELVTEIIMPEKPEELQPLVMKYGIDLSGKTLPSKLSPQGQKNLSAAIAQSGLPATAFDYMKPFLASITLTTLQFQKMGMGPENGAEKVLTTAAKAANKKTSALETADYQLGLFGALPEAEQVRMLEKGLEESAEVPAKVGKLVDAWGKADTETVGRIMEADDADSELLHKVLITDRNANWATWISKRLDQPGTVFVAVGAGHLAGKDSVQSLLKAKGIASARVPHKE
- a CDS encoding helix-turn-helix transcriptional regulator, giving the protein MNNRLRVLRAERGWSQADLGGHIGVSRQAVNAIETGKHDPSLPLAFKLARLFDLRIEEIFDDGAALG